Part of the Verrucomicrobiota bacterium genome, GTACTGACCGGCTCTCCTGGGCGCCTGATTCCGATCAAAGCAGGAAGTTCCGTTGTCGTCAGGAGCGCGAGACAACAAGTTCACTTCTTCTGCGCGGAAGAAAGGGCCGCCGAGCCAGGAGGTTGAGCGAGGTAATTCCACTTCGCTTTCAAAATGAGACGAGGGCCCCTCACCCCATCCCTCTCCCGATCGGATGGGGTGAGGGTGTCCGTAGGACTTGCGCCGCCGGTTAAACCCGATCTTCAATCTGAGGAATGGACCTCAGCGCGACAAGGGGGAGGGAGTGGCCATCAGGCCTCTCGCTTACCCGCTTCCTCGCGAGCCAAATTCAATCGACAGCGCGATGGACCGGCTCGTCAGGAGCCTCGCCCCACCGGCTTTAATCAAGTGGGGCCTTACAGTCTTTTCCTGCGTGACCCCTGGAATGTTTCGTGACATTTTGCCCGCGTGACAACCACGGAAGCGACCCAACTGCTCGAAGATTACCGCCTGGGAAAAGTCAGCCGCGAAAAAGTGCTTCACGCGTTCCAGGCCGCGCCTCTGGCCGATCTGGGATTCGCTCAAGTCGATACTCACCGCGCCCTGCGGAAGGGATTTCCGGAGGTCATTTTCGGCGCCGGAAAGACCGCGGACCAAATCGTCGCCATCGCCCGCAGAATCTGGAAGCAGGAGGATCGTCTGCTGATTACGCGCGTGAATGCTGCCCAGGCGCAGGCGATCTCCAAACACATCAAGCGCGCCGTTTACCACGAACAAGCCCGCTGCATCACCCTCGAGAAACGCCCCTTCCCGAAGCGCCCCGGCACCATCGCCGTGCTTTGCGCGGGGACGAGCGACTTGCCTGTCGCGGAAGAAGCGGCAGTTACGGCCGACATCATGGGCAATCACGTCCGGCGGATTTATGACGTGGGAATTTCCGGACTGCACCGCCTTCTCGCGCACCTCGAAGAATTGATGAGCGCCAACGTCTTGGTGGTCGTCGCCGGCATGGAAGGCGCGCTGCCGAGCGTTGTGGCGGGTTTGGTTCGACGGCCCGTGATCGCGGTTCCGACCAGCATCGGGTATGGAGCGAACTTTGGCGGGCTGGCCGCCTTGTTAGGCATGCTCAACAGTTGCGGCACGGGAGTGACCGTTGTAAATATCGACAACGGATTCGGCGCCGGTTACACGGCGAGCCAGATCAACGCCCTGGCCACGGAAGGCAACCCGCCTGAAACCACATCCGAGAGCAAACGACGGGATTGAGTCTCCATGAAAACGCTTTACCTGGACACATTCAGCGGCATCAGCGGCGACATGTTCCTGGGCGCAATGATTGACCTGGGAGTCGATTTCCAGTGGCTCGAAGACGAATTGGCCAAGCTCGGGCTCCACGAATACCACCTGCATGCCACGCGGAAGCAGAAGTCGAATATCCAGGGAGTGAAGTTCGATGTCCATGTGTCCGGCCACCACGAGGACGAACACGGTCATCCTCATCACCCCCACCACCACGAGGACCACGACGATCACGGGCACGGTCATGAAAGTCATGAGGAACACGCTCACGCGCACACGCACAAGCATTCGAGCCACGCGCACGACCAGAAAGACGAACACTCGCATGACGCGGAGCATGAACACAGCCGCGGCTTTGGCGAAATCAAGTCTTTGATCCAGCAGAGCCGCCTTTCAACTTGGGTGAAGGAACGAGCGCTGTCGATTTTCCAGCGCATTGCCGTGGCCGAAGGCAAAATCCATGGCCAGCCTCCGGAGAAGGTTCATTTCCATGAAGTGGGCGCGATCGATTCCATCGTCGATATTGTCGGCGCGTGCGTGGCCCTGGAGATGCTCGGAAAACCTCGCGTGTTGGCTGCTCCGGCCGTCGATGGCACGGGCTGGGTTCACTGCGCGCATGGCCGCTTTCCCATTCCCACCCTGGCCACGCTGGAGATTTTGGGCGCGCGTCGATGGCACGGGCTGGGTTCACTGCGCGCATGGCCGCTTTCCCATTCCCACCCTGGCCACGCTGGAGATTTTGGGCGCGCGTGGCGTTGCGATTACCCAATGCGACGAGCCGCACGAGCTGATTACTCCGACGGGTGCGGCGCTCCTGGCTGAGTTCGCCGAGAGTTTCGGCCCCATGCAAAACCTGGTGGCGGCGAAGGTCGGCTACGGACTGGGAACGCGCGACAACCAGACCCGTCCGAACGTTCTTCGCGCAGTGCTCGGAGAGGTGTCGCTTGCGCCTTCGTCGAGGAGCGCATCGGCGTCTGAGAACGATTGGGAGACGGACACGATTGCCGTGCTGGAAACCAATCTCGACGACTGTCATCCGGAAATTCTGGGCCACTTTGTGGAACACGCCCTGGCGCGCGGCGCGCTGGACGTTTTTCACACGCCCGTTCAAATGAAGAAAAACCGTCCCGGCGTGTTGCTGACCGTGCTCTGTTCCGCAGAGCGCGCGGATGAGTTTGCCGAAATGCTGCTGCGTGAGACCAGCGCCTTCGGGGTGCGGCGTTCCATGGCGGAACGCCGGAAGTTGCGCCGAGAGACCACCCAGATCAAAACTCCTTTCGGCGAGGTCGCGATGAAGCTTGGCAAACTCAACCGTGATATAGTTCACATGACGCCCGAATTCGAATCCTGCAAGAAACTGGCCGCCGAGGCGAACGCGCCCTTGAGGGAGGTTTACGAGGCCGCAAACCGGGCGTTGAAGTCCGACAACAAAGAGAGCAAGCCTTCCAAGAAACGAAAGTGAGCCAAAGGCCTATGATCGATCCAGAACTTCTCAAGATTATGTGTTGCCCGGAGACGCACCAGCCCATCGAACTGGCCGAACCCGCGCTCGTCGGCCAGCTCAATGAAAAAATCAGCGCCGGCCAACTCAAAAACCGGGCCGGCCAGCCCGTCCAGGAACGCCTCGACGGCGGCTTGATCCGTTCGGACAAGAAACTCGTGTATCCCATCCGCCAGGACATTCCGATCATGCTCATCGACGAGGCGATACCGTTGGAAAGCTAGCGAGCTAGTTGCGGAGCCCAGGACTACGGACGCACGGCGCAGGAGAGCTTCGGTCATCCCTCAGTAAACGACGGTGGGGCGAGCCTCCTGCCGAGCCGCCACCATTGAGGAATGGCTCGGCAGGAGCCTCGCCCCACCTTGTTATGGATTGTCGCCTTGTGGCGTCGTGAATTCCACGCCACCGATGAACACTCTTTTCACCCCCAGTTCCTTGCTCAGCACGAGCACATCCGCGCGTTTGCCGACTTCCAGGCTGCCGATTTCTCGCTCCATTCCCACGCGTTCCGCCGGCGTCAGGCTGCCTATGCGTACGGCTTCGCAGAGG contains:
- the larB gene encoding nickel pincer cofactor biosynthesis protein LarB, yielding MTTTEATQLLEDYRLGKVSREKVLHAFQAAPLADLGFAQVDTHRALRKGFPEVIFGAGKTADQIVAIARRIWKQEDRLLITRVNAAQAQAISKHIKRAVYHEQARCITLEKRPFPKRPGTIAVLCAGTSDLPVAEEAAVTADIMGNHVRRIYDVGISGLHRLLAHLEELMSANVLVVVAGMEGALPSVVAGLVRRPVIAVPTSIGYGANFGGLAALLGMLNSCGTGVTVVNIDNGFGAGYTASQINALATEGNPPETTSESKRRD